One region of Solanum pennellii chromosome 6, SPENNV200 genomic DNA includes:
- the LOC107021427 gene encoding trihelix transcription factor ASIL1: protein MATPSSPPPLLLPPPESNQPQISPNPPIPSPQKKTQPIPWTHQETFNLIQAYQEKWYSLKKGQLKASQWEEVAITVAARCGFDEPSKSATQCRHKIEKLRKRYRAERLKPYPNSWQYFDLMDRMERGPLPIAAHPVAMVKCQNSNSTSDQRYYDTDSDEVDVSFMDLRKNKCKSINHIVRGEMGMMGVNVVADNRNVNRMVKDRNFDPMRVMKNSMNEKRKGYFENVGINNDDDDVDEEANEEEDDVDGEGSVGGIELAAEIRGFAERFMRMESKKIEMMKETERFRMEMEKRRMEMILETQRNLIDTINSVVGSHKKVKVAHEF from the coding sequence ATGGCTACTCCTTCATCTCCCCCACCCCTCCTCCTTCCTCCCCCTGAATCAAATCAACCCCAAATCTCCCCAAACCCCCCAATCCCATCACCCCAGAAGAAAACTCAACCTATACCATGGACCCATCAAGAAACTTTCAATTTAATCCAAGCTTATCAGGAAAAATGGTACTCTCTCAAAAAGGGTCAGCTCAAAGCTAGCCAATGGGAAGAAGTCGCCATTACAGTCGCAGCTCGTTGCGGCTTCGATGAGCCGTCGAAATCCGCCACCCAATGCCGTCACAAGATCGAGAAGCTTCGGAAACGTTATCGGGCTGAGAGACTCAAACCCTACCCGAATTCCTGGCAGTATTTTGACCTAATGGATCGTATGGAACGTGGGCCTTTACCAATTGCTGCTCATCCTGTTGCAATGGTGAAATGCCAGAATTCGAATTCTACGTCTGATCAGAGGTATTATGATACTGATAGTGATGAAGTCGATGTTAGTTTTATggatttaaggaaaaataagtGTAAAAGTATTAATCATATTGTTCGTGGCGAAATGGGTATGATGGGTGTTAATGTTGTTGCTGATAATAGAAATGTGAATAGGATGGTGAAAGATCGAAACTTTGACCCTATGAGAGTGATGAAGAATTCAATGAATGAGAAAAGGAAAGGGTATTTCGAGAATGTAGGTATTAATAACGACGATGATGATGTTGATGAAGAGGCGAATGAAGAGGAAGACGACGTGGATGGAGAAGGAAGTGTTGGAGGGATTGAATTAGCTGCAGAGATAAGGGGATTTGCCGAGAGGTTTATGAGAATGGAGAGTAAGAAGATTGAGATGATGAAGGAGACAGAGAGGTTTAggatggaaatggagaaaaggAGAATGGAAATGATTCTTGAAACACAGAGGAATCTAATTGATACAATCAATAGTGTCGTTGGATCGCATAAGAAAGTGAAGGTTGCTCACGAATTTTGA
- the LOC107023129 gene encoding chromatin modification-related protein EAF1 B-like codes for MHGCGVGSDVIVNAGIDSMGGFVEGGVGIGTITSPQTIAIEKVRAELRQECSGLHERKRQLEFLEEGGDPLNFKIVDAASLSVQSTSLTDKHPDQFVTSEIKGSFAITTSAHGDSVESSGRPAAPQLCEPNSADNLMLFDGENKFVGSDRGYRHPSRSNVTPSGQSSKFEESQNAKELGKSTAFGIPKKAYKRRYRPRPNRDSARSSSSDIARGGHDTSLPSQHFPKDVKGLVSDLDKDQNSSLNIAQTLSPNGGMALQTMPSDNQLDLEVDGVKAAESTTDFKKDDMLDTVPDASASRGLLDNQHNQNPLTCVQKVSVQQAPEKPQVPKVKGRVGSAGLDCQPDTTEREVENSSSLMNGFGSRKGCKKSFVNEAENSGVALGAKGLDSESSCTQTSLSLDGHNYSETCTNLNILDSNGNLNGQLVVPDGMAVIRSDVKVKNEIEADMNSDLKNENPNSGHGNHQSNGSVPKLPKQLVSTVSKLQSEIKDKLITEKMEEVGPSELETTRKCFVLKREDPNPQDVCNVGTQGMIDTCIPEHSECVSQTRVSNPAPEGQTPRIQGDEDSILKEAQIIEAKRKRIAELTAVTCPLENGRKSHWYYVLEEMVWLANDFAQERLWKITAAGQICHQVAFNSRLRFQERKRSWEQKMIAHNVAKSVMDFWHSVEVKSQKMELARSKKDYTNAIREYAIRFLKYNDSDVSKNQAEASLTPDRISDWGNMDTSLEDHLTEENLFYPVLLGAMDAYRKSIESHVQLCEKTGNCIQEEVESSACDAVTDCAYEVDEGETSAYDRSVALEGNKSSRFPQKARKILLKGYNGRPYDVGAGIQFTQCMENRVGSHQSVVLGKRPASTLNVSIPTKRVRTASRQRVVSPFGATTAGCVQLPIKTDASSGDTGSFQDDQSTLQGGSHMNSLEVESVGDYEKHLLFDSAEVSKPKKKKKAKLLGTSYGQRWQVDSNYQINQKDHSRKRFEGHQLESNGSSGLFGQHIAKKPKLLRQSFENSFENNTPIGGSIPSPVASQMSNMSNPNKLMRMLSGRDRNRKAKTLKMTAGQAGSGSPWSLFEEQALVVLVHDMGPNWELVSDAINSTLQFKCIYRKPNECKERHKVLMDRTTGDGADSAEDSGSSQPYPSTLPGIPKGSARQLFQRLQGPMEEDTLKSHFEKIILIGKKYLLRKTQGENYDLKQIQQPHDSHMHALSQLCPSNLNGGSFLTPLDLCEEPPRAPSSPDFLPAGFEGSYSGGLSMSSPGGGSVLPASGANSGVQAPTNMILGSNFPSSTSPLNASVRYAVPRAVSFPVDEQQRSQQYNPMLSGNMQSNKSAPGALAASDSGGARTHPSGNSMGALSGLNRGMAMARPGFQGIASSSMLSSGTTTMPSTVNMQSGVSSNQGNSMSRPRDVLHMIRPSPNQESQKQMILPELQIKVSQGSSQGVPPFGGSSTSFPNQTASSPVSSHPLHHQQPHLLSSQQPLVHSPRQPHLQGASHATSPQHQAYAIRLARERHLQQRLLQQQHKQLSHTQPHLPIPSSLQNSPQITSQTSSPPVSLSPLTSSSSISPMPQHQLKHPFPAHGLGRSAQTGGSSLITQMSKPRPHQIGQQQLQNVSRHHPPQRQQSESQKQAKFLKGVGRGKSMIQQNMQIDPSLSEGLPTDQVNQSAEKGEQATQLLQGQGTLAQPAKQKVSQPQHPHSKINSGQVPLSKKQQIPPNSDSTNQGLASLSVLGPPNLPHQSVPTSVSGSSNHRMLMHPQQQVQLRPKLTPQSQAALQGVLQRKRSLNSEPSNKLQAGELKSEQRNICNTSQIGKTSLQGSNNLTNAAEVSAAGATQMKVAVPSLDSIGTPPINSAASETGTEVNQGVSQMQSSGKLSPIGRNAGVKWKQKSSELHPPSLVNQPQLHQQQQQRPLLQHPDQAQVLQAGNRGLLARPSEPRLD; via the exons ATGCATGGATGTGGTGTTGGATCTGATGTTATAGTCAATGCCGGGATTGATTCCATGGGAGGATTTGTTGAAGGCGGAGTGGGTATTGGTACCATAACTTCTCCGCAGACAATAGCAATTGAGAAGGTTCGAGCAGAGCTAAG GCAGGAGTGCAGTGGCCTACATGAAAGGAAAAGACAGTTAGAATTTCTAGAGGAA GGTGGCGATCCCCTGAATTTCAAAATTGTGGATGCTGCTTCACTTAGTGTTCAGTCCACCTCACTGACAGATAAACATCCAGATCAGTTTGTGACCAG TGAAATAAAAGGTAGTTTTGCAATTACGACTTCAGCTCATGGAGACTCTGTTGAAAGTAGTGGTCGACCTGCGGCTCCTCAACTTTGTGAACCCAACAGTGCTGACAATCTCATGCTGTTTGATGGGGAAAACAAGTTTGTTGGTAGTGATAGGGGCTATAGACATCCCAGTAGGAGCAATGTTACTCCATCAGGGCAGTCCTCTAAGTTTGAGGAAAGTCAAAATGCAAAAGAATTAGGTAAGTCTACTGCTTTTGGCATCCCTAAAAAAGCATACAAGCGAAGATACAGGCCCCGGCCAAATCGTGACAGTGCTAGATCAAGTTCATCTGATATAGCTCGTGGTGGTCATGACACATCTTTGCCTTCACAACATTTTCCCAAAGATGTAAAAGGACTTGTTTCTGATTTAGATAAGGATCAAAACTCGTCGTTGAACATTGCACAGACTCTTAGTCCAAATGGTGGTATGGCTCTCCAGACTATGCCGTCTGATAATCAGCTGGACTTAGAAGTAGATGGTGTTAAAGCTGCAGAGTCAACTACTGACTTTAAGAAAGATGATATGCTGGATACTGTTCCTGATGCTAGTGCTTCTAGAGGTTTACTCGATAACCAACATAATCAGAACCCTCTCACTTGTGTCCAGAAAGTTTCTGTTCAGCAAGCTCCTGAAAAGCCTCAAGTGCCAAAGGTAAAGGGAAGGGTAGGTTCTGCTGGTCTTGATTGTCAGCCAGATACCActgaaagagaagttgaaaaTAGTTCCAGCCTAATGAATGGGTTCGGTTCTCGAAAAGGCTGTAAGAAAAGCTTCGTAAatgaagctgaaaatagtggtGTGGCCTTGGGAGCAAAGGGTTTAGATTCAGAGTCTTCTTGCACCCAGACTAGTCTAAGTCTAGATGGGCATAATTATAGTGAAACGTGTACCAACCTGAATATTTTGGATTCCAACGGCAACTTAAACGGACAACTGGTAGTGCCAGATGGGATGGCAGTTATTAGAAGTGATGTTAAAGTAAAGAATGAGATTGAAGCTGACATGAATAgtgatttgaaaaatgaaaatcctAATTCTGGTCACGGGAATCACCAAAGTAATGGCTCTGTTCCCAAGTTACCAAAACAACTTGTTAGTACTGTATCTAAATTGCAAAGTGAGATAAAAGATAAACTTATCACggaaaaaatggaagaagtAGGCCCATCTGAATTGGAAACTACAAGAAAATGTTTTGTACTTAAAAGAGAAGATCCCAACCCCCAAGATGTTTGCAATGTTGGAACTCAGGGTATGATTGATACCTGTATACCGGAGCACTCCGAGTGTGTATCACAGACTAGAGTTTCAAACCCTGCTCCTGAGGGACAAACACCTAGGATCCAGGGTGATGAAGACTCCATCTTGAAAGAGGCACAGATTATAGAG GCGAAGCGTAAAAGAATTGCAGAACTGACTGCTGTAACCTGTCCACTGGAAAATGGTCGAAAATCCCACTGGTATTATGTACTTGAAGAAATGGTTTGGCTGGCAAATGACTTTGCTCAG GAACGTCTCTGGAAGATTACTGCTGCAGGTCAAATATGCCACCAAGTTGCTTTTAATTCACGGTTGAGATTCCAAGAACGAAAACGTAGTTGGGAGCAAAAAATGATAGCTCACAATGTGGCCAAATCTGTCATGGATTTCTGGCATTCTGTTGAG GTAAAAAGCCAAAAAATGGAGCTTGCAAGATCTAAAAAGGATTACACTAATGCCATTAGGGAGTATGCCATAAGATTTCTGAAGTACAATGACTCAGATGTTTCAAAAAATCAAGCTGAGGCTTCATTGACTCCAGACAGGATATCTGACTGGGGAAATATGGACACATCTCTGGAGGACCATTTGACAGAG GAGAACCTTTTCTATCCTGTTCTGCTTGGAGCAATGGATGCTTACAGAAAATCTATCGAATCTCATGTTCAACTTTGTGAG AAGACAGGTAATTGTATTCAAGAGGAGGTGGAGAGCTCTGCATGTGATGCAGTTACAG ATTGTGCATATGAAGTGGATGAAGGAGAAACAAGTGCATATGATCGTTCAGTTGCCTTAGAAGGTAACAAATCGTCAAGATTTCCCCAGAAGGCGCGGAAGATCCTCCTGAAGGGTTACAATGGCAGACCGTATGACGTTGGTGCTGGTATACAATTTACACAGTGCATGGAAAATAGAGTTGGCAGTCATCAATCTGTTGTGCTGGGGAAACGGCCAGCTAGCACGCTTAATGTGTCTATTCCAACCAAGCGTGTGCGTACTGCTTCTAGGCAGAGGGTTGTTAGTCCCTTCGGTGCAACGACAGCTGGATGTGTTCAGTTGCCAATTAAAACAGATGCTTCAAGTGGTGATACTGGTTCATTTCAGGATGATCAGAGTACATTGCAAGGTGGATCACATATGAATAGCTTGGAAGTTGAATCCGTGGGTGACTATGAAAAGCACCTACTATTTGACTCTGCTGAAGTATCAAAAcctaaaaagaagaaaaaagcaAAGCTTCTG GGTACTTCATATGGGCAGCGATGGCAGGTTGACTCAAATTATCAAATCAACCAG AAGGATCATTCCAGAAAGAGATTCGAGGGCCATCAACTTGAATCAAACGGCAGCAGCG GTTTATTTGGTCAACATATCGCAAAGAAGCCAAAGCTGCTGAGGCAATCATTTGAAAATTCTTTTGAGAATAACACCCCTATTGGTGGATCTATTCCATCTCCAGTTGCTTCCCAGATGAGTAACATGTCCAACCCAAATAAACTCATGAGGATGCTTAGTGGAAGGGATAGGAATAGGAAAGCCAAAACTTTGAAG ATGACTGCTGGACAGGCAGGTTCAGGAAGTCCATGGTCACTATTTGAGGAACAG GCACTTGTTGTCCTCGTGCATGACATGGGTCCAAACTGGGAGCTTGTAAGTGATGCCATCAACAGTACCTTGCAATTCAAG TGTATATATCGCAAGCCGAATGAATGCAAGGAACGCCATAAAGTCCTTATGGACAGAACTACTGGTGATGGCGCTGACAGTGCTGAAGATTCAGGATCTTCTCAACCATATCCTTCAACATTACCGGGCATTCCGAAG GGTAGTGCCAGACAGCTGTTTCAGCGTTTGCAGGGACCAATGGAAGAGGACACACTCAAATCTCATTTTGAGAAGATCATCTTGAttggaaaaaaatatcttttacgGAAGACTCAG GGTGAAAACTATGATCTAAAACAAATTCAGCAACCACACGATTCTCATATGCATGCGCTTTCCCAACTTTGTCCGAGTAATCTGAATGGAGGATCTTTTCTTAC GCCTCTGGATCTGTGTGAGGAACCTCCACGGGCTCCATCTAGTCCAGACTTTCTTCCTGCTGGATTCGAAGGTTCATACTCAGGTGGATTATCTATGTCGAGTCCGGGTGGAGGATCGGTGCTTCCTGCATCTGGTGCAAATTCTGGAGTGCAAGCACCCACCAATATGATTCTCGGCAGCAATTTTCCTTCATCAACAAGTCCACTAAATGCATCTGTCAG ATATGCTGTTCCGAGAGCTGTATCATTTCCAGTTGATGAGCAGCAGAGATCCCAGCAATATAATCCAATGTTAAGTGGAAATATGCAGTCCAATAAATCTGCTCCTGGAGCCCTTGCAGCCAGTGACAGTGGTGGTGCTCGTACACATCCAAGTGGCAACAGTATGGGAGCATTGTCTGGGCTTAATAGAGGCATGGCAATGGCAAGGCCTGGGTTTCAGGGAATAGCATCATCATCTATGCTTTCTTCTGGTACAACAACAATGCCAAGCACTGTAAATATGCAATCTGGAGTGAGCTCGAATCAGGGGAACTCAATGTCGAGACCTCGTGATGTTTTGCACATGATACGG CCCTCACCGAATCAGGAATCTCAGAAGCAAATGATTCTTCCTGAGCTTCAGATAAAGGTTTCTCAAGGAAGCAGTCAAGGAGTCCCTCCTTTTGGTGGGTCAAGTACCTCTTTCCCTAACCAGACAGCCTCCTCACCTGTTTCCTCACACCCACTTCATCATCAGCAACCACATCTTTTATCTTCACAGCAGCCTCTTGTGCATAGCCCTCGGCAACCTCATCTTCAAGGGGCCAGTCATGCCACCAGCCCACAACATCAAGCTTATGCGATTCGTTTAGCTAGAGAGAGGCACCTACAACAGCGGCTTTTACAACAGCAACATAAACAACTCTCACATACGCAGCCCCATCTTCCTATACCATCATCATTGCAGAATAGTCCTCAAATCACTTCACAGACTTCTTCTCCACCAGTGTCACTTTCTCCTTTGACATCGTCTTCCTCAATTTCTCCAATGCCACAGCATCAACTGAAACATCCATTTCCGGCCCATGGACTTGGACGAAGTGCACAAACTGGGGGTAGTAGTTTAATTACTCAAATGAGCAAGCCAAGGCCACATCAGATAGGGCAGCAGCAGCTTCAAAATGTTAGCAGGCACCATCCTCCACAGCGCCAGCAGTCAGAATCTCAGAAACAAGCTAAATTTTTGAAGGGCGTGGGGAGAGGGAAATCGATGATACAACAAAACATGCAGATTGATCCCTCTTTATCGGAAGGCCTTCCTACAGATCAAGTGAATCAATCTGCAGAGAAAGGTGAGCAAGCCACACAGTTGTTGCAAGGTCAGGGAACGCTGGCCCAGCCTGCAAAGCAAAAGGTGAGTCAGCCGCAGCATCCCCACTCTAAGATAAATTCTGGCCAAGTGCCTCTATCCAAAAAGCAGCAAATTCCTCCTAATTCTGACAGTACCAATCAAGGTCTTGCCTCATTGAGTGTATTGGGTCCTCCTAATTTGCCCCACCAATCTGTTCCAACCTCAGTTTCCGGTTCTTCCAACCACCGGATGTTGATGCATCCACAGCAACAGGTGCAATTGCGGCCAAAGTTGACTCCTCAAAGTCAAGCAGCTCTTCAAGGGGTTCTGCAACGGAAACGTTCACTGAATTCTGAACCGTCAAACAAGTTGCAAGCTGGTGAACTTAAAAGTGAACAGCGCAATATTTGCAACACTTCACAGATAGGTAAAACGTCTCTTCAGGGCTCCAACAATTTAACTAATGCTGCAGAGGTATCTGCCGCCGGTGCTACTCAAATGAAGGTTGCAGTTCCGTCATTAGATTCAATTGGAACCCCACCAATAAATTCTGCTGCCAGCGAGACAGGGACAGAAGTCAACCAAGGAGTAAGCCAAATGCAATCTTCTGGTAAGTTGTCTCCTATTGGGCGTAATGCTGGTGTTAAATGGAAGCAAAAGTCTTCGGAGTTGCATCCTCCCTCGCTAGTGAACCAGCCCCAGTTACACCAGCAACAACAGCAGCGGCCGCTATTGCAACATCCAGATCAGGCTCAGGTTCTGCAAGCAGGGAATAGAGGTTTGTTAGCTAGACCCAGTGAACCTAGACTGGACTGA
- the LOC107021388 gene encoding protein XRI1-like isoform X2 yields the protein MADLSMDFDTNSEIWDWQCGETFLQDSENFGLQSQTDVSGCPWTGVTEKNKDISYMFVDETTPVKDCGDLTCDVKDVTSKQLEQCREPSKPVKRRRVLQFDAEILDSTGSNEKLALTFLKSKERNAYFEEARSDVSDWFSEYADGATSSAQEGFDESSEEWLTDCINDPELQIISEDMNASGVSDIQADTMEVVNSPPECEITMVKSSPARTYGNIVFKGSRSSYTKTPKKGASSVVYPFGFIKPCSAQGDVTLKEINNKIRTPPPSKSKQHNQDPPPYPTSAFSGKPVIGKTKIHTEGGRGSITIMRTKG from the exons ATGGCTGATCTGTCCATGGATTTCGATACTAACAg CGAGATATGGGATTGGCAATGTGGAGAAACTTTTCTTCAAGACAGTGAGAACTTTG GGCTGCAGTCTCAAACTGACGTATCAGGATGTCCATGGACTGGTGTAACTGAAAAAAACAAAGATATTTCCTACATGTTTGTTGATGAGACAACCCCGGTAAAGGATTGTGGTGACTTGACTTGCGATGTCAAGG ATGTTACAAGTAAGCAATTGGAGCAGTGCAGAGAACCTTCTAAACCGGTAAAAAGACGTAGAGTGCTACAATTTGATGCTGAGATCCTGGATTCCACTGGTTCAAATGAAAAGCTTGCATTAACTTTCTTAAAATCTAAG GAGAGGAATGCCTATTTTGAAGAAGCTAGGAGTGATGTGTCAGACTGGTTTTCCGAATATGCAG ATGGTGCAACATCTTCGGCTCAGGAAGGTTTTGATGAGTCATCTGAAGAATGGCTTACTGATTGCATTAATGATCCTGAGTTGCAGATTATTTCTGAGGATAT GAATGCATCTGGAGTATCTGATATTCAAGCAGACACAATGG AAGTTGTCAATTCCCCACCAGAATGCGAGATAACTATGGTTAAAAGCAGTCCTGCTCGTACTTATGGGAACATTGTTTTCAAAG GTAGTAGGAGTTCATACACAAAGACTCCCAAGAAAGGTGCATCTTCTGTAGTTTACCCGTTTGGATTTATCAAACCCTGCAGCGCTCAAGGAGATGTGACTTTAAAAGAGATCAACAATAAGATACGTACTCCGCCACCATCTAAATCAAAGCAACACAATCAAGATCCACCACCTTATCCAACATCAGCTTTTTCCGGGAAGCCTGTCATTGGCAAGACAAAAATTCACACAGAGGGCGGAAGAGGCAGCATTACCATCATGAGAACTAAAGGGTAA
- the LOC107021388 gene encoding protein XRI1-like isoform X3 produces MADLSMDFDTNSSEIWDWQCGETFLQDSENFGLQSQTDVSGCPWTGVTEKNKDISYMFVDETTPVKDCGDLTCDVKDVTSKQLEQCREPSKPVKRRRVLQFDAEILDSTGSNEKLALTFLKSKERNAYFEEARSDVSDWFSEYADGATSSAQEGFDESSEEWLTDCINDPELQIISEDMNASGVSDIQADTMEVVNSPPECEITMVKSSPARTYGNIVFKGRSSYTKTPKKGASSVVYPFGFIKPCSAQGDVTLKEINNKIRTPPPSKSKQHNQDPPPYPTSAFSGKPVIGKTKIHTEGGRGSITIMRTKG; encoded by the exons ATGGCTGATCTGTCCATGGATTTCGATACTAACAg CAGCGAGATATGGGATTGGCAATGTGGAGAAACTTTTCTTCAAGACAGTGAGAACTTTG GGCTGCAGTCTCAAACTGACGTATCAGGATGTCCATGGACTGGTGTAACTGAAAAAAACAAAGATATTTCCTACATGTTTGTTGATGAGACAACCCCGGTAAAGGATTGTGGTGACTTGACTTGCGATGTCAAGG ATGTTACAAGTAAGCAATTGGAGCAGTGCAGAGAACCTTCTAAACCGGTAAAAAGACGTAGAGTGCTACAATTTGATGCTGAGATCCTGGATTCCACTGGTTCAAATGAAAAGCTTGCATTAACTTTCTTAAAATCTAAG GAGAGGAATGCCTATTTTGAAGAAGCTAGGAGTGATGTGTCAGACTGGTTTTCCGAATATGCAG ATGGTGCAACATCTTCGGCTCAGGAAGGTTTTGATGAGTCATCTGAAGAATGGCTTACTGATTGCATTAATGATCCTGAGTTGCAGATTATTTCTGAGGATAT GAATGCATCTGGAGTATCTGATATTCAAGCAGACACAATGG AAGTTGTCAATTCCCCACCAGAATGCGAGATAACTATGGTTAAAAGCAGTCCTGCTCGTACTTATGGGAACATTGTTTTCAAAGG TAGGAGTTCATACACAAAGACTCCCAAGAAAGGTGCATCTTCTGTAGTTTACCCGTTTGGATTTATCAAACCCTGCAGCGCTCAAGGAGATGTGACTTTAAAAGAGATCAACAATAAGATACGTACTCCGCCACCATCTAAATCAAAGCAACACAATCAAGATCCACCACCTTATCCAACATCAGCTTTTTCCGGGAAGCCTGTCATTGGCAAGACAAAAATTCACACAGAGGGCGGAAGAGGCAGCATTACCATCATGAGAACTAAAGGGTAA
- the LOC107021388 gene encoding protein XRI1-like isoform X1: MADLSMDFDTNSSEIWDWQCGETFLQDSENFGLQSQTDVSGCPWTGVTEKNKDISYMFVDETTPVKDCGDLTCDVKDVTSKQLEQCREPSKPVKRRRVLQFDAEILDSTGSNEKLALTFLKSKERNAYFEEARSDVSDWFSEYADGATSSAQEGFDESSEEWLTDCINDPELQIISEDMNASGVSDIQADTMEVVNSPPECEITMVKSSPARTYGNIVFKGSRSSYTKTPKKGASSVVYPFGFIKPCSAQGDVTLKEINNKIRTPPPSKSKQHNQDPPPYPTSAFSGKPVIGKTKIHTEGGRGSITIMRTKG; the protein is encoded by the exons ATGGCTGATCTGTCCATGGATTTCGATACTAACAg CAGCGAGATATGGGATTGGCAATGTGGAGAAACTTTTCTTCAAGACAGTGAGAACTTTG GGCTGCAGTCTCAAACTGACGTATCAGGATGTCCATGGACTGGTGTAACTGAAAAAAACAAAGATATTTCCTACATGTTTGTTGATGAGACAACCCCGGTAAAGGATTGTGGTGACTTGACTTGCGATGTCAAGG ATGTTACAAGTAAGCAATTGGAGCAGTGCAGAGAACCTTCTAAACCGGTAAAAAGACGTAGAGTGCTACAATTTGATGCTGAGATCCTGGATTCCACTGGTTCAAATGAAAAGCTTGCATTAACTTTCTTAAAATCTAAG GAGAGGAATGCCTATTTTGAAGAAGCTAGGAGTGATGTGTCAGACTGGTTTTCCGAATATGCAG ATGGTGCAACATCTTCGGCTCAGGAAGGTTTTGATGAGTCATCTGAAGAATGGCTTACTGATTGCATTAATGATCCTGAGTTGCAGATTATTTCTGAGGATAT GAATGCATCTGGAGTATCTGATATTCAAGCAGACACAATGG AAGTTGTCAATTCCCCACCAGAATGCGAGATAACTATGGTTAAAAGCAGTCCTGCTCGTACTTATGGGAACATTGTTTTCAAAG GTAGTAGGAGTTCATACACAAAGACTCCCAAGAAAGGTGCATCTTCTGTAGTTTACCCGTTTGGATTTATCAAACCCTGCAGCGCTCAAGGAGATGTGACTTTAAAAGAGATCAACAATAAGATACGTACTCCGCCACCATCTAAATCAAAGCAACACAATCAAGATCCACCACCTTATCCAACATCAGCTTTTTCCGGGAAGCCTGTCATTGGCAAGACAAAAATTCACACAGAGGGCGGAAGAGGCAGCATTACCATCATGAGAACTAAAGGGTAA
- the LOC107023558 gene encoding cytochrome b5-like — MGKVFNLAEVSQHNNAKDCWLIISGKVYDVTKFLEDHPGGDDVLLSATGKDATDDFEDVGHSSSARAMLDEYYVGEIDSSTIPTSVKYTPPKQPHYNQDKTTEFIIKILQFLVPLIILGVAVGLRFNTKQSTS, encoded by the exons ATGGGTAAAGTCTTCAATTTAGCTGAGGTCTCCCAGCACAACAATGCCAAGGATTGTTGGCTCATTATTAGTGGCaag GTGTATGATGTGACAAAATTCTTGGAGGATCACCCAGGTGGTGATGATGTTTTGTTGTCTGCAACAG GAAAGGATGCAACTGATGATTTTGAGGATGTCGGACACAGCAGTAGTGCTCGAGCAATGTTGGACGAGTATTATGTAGGAGAAATTGATTCTTCAACCATCCCAACAAGTGTAAAGTACACTCCTCCAAAGCAGCCTCATTACAACCAGGACAAAACAACAGAGTTCATCATTAAGATCCTCCAGTTCTTGGTTCCTTTGATTATTTTGGGAGTCGCTGTTGGCCTCCGCTTCAACACCAAACAGTCAACTTCTTGA
- the LOC107021694 gene encoding putative SERF-like protein produces the protein MSRGNQRDRDRERAQARGNHKSKTPKNDGLTPEQRRERDAKALQEKAKKKAAQAGDGWSINKSESHNIKKK, from the exons ATGTCTC GCGGGAACCAGAGAGATCGAGATCGTGAAAGGGCACAAGCCAGGGGAAATCACAAGTCCAAAACACCTAAAAATGATGGATTAACTCCTGAACAACGAAGAGAAAG GGATGCAAAGGCACTTCAAGAAAAGGCGAAAAAGAAAGCAGCACAGGCGGGAGATGGATGGAGTATCAACAAATCGGAAAGCCATAACATCAAGAAGAAATAG